In one Leishmania mexicana MHOM/GT/2001/U1103 complete genome, chromosome 19 genomic region, the following are encoded:
- a CDS encoding histone H2B: MASSRKASHVRKSHRKPKRTWNVYVGRSLKAINSQMSMSHRTMKIVNSYVNDVMERICTEAASIVRANKKRTLGAREVQTAVRIVLPAELAKHAMAEGTKAVSSASR; this comes from the coding sequence ATGGCTTCTTCCCGCAAGGCTTCCCACGTGCGTAAGTCGCACCGCAAGCCGAAGCGCACGTGGAACGTGTACGTGGGCCGCTCGCTGAAGGCGATCAACTCCCAGATGTCGATGTCGCACCGCACGATGAAGATCGTGAATTCGTACGTGAACGACGTGATGGAGCGCATCTGCACCGAGGCTGCGTCGATTGTTCGCGCGAACAAGAAGCGCACGCTGGGTGCGCGCGAGGTgcagacggcggtgcgcatTGTGCTGCCGGCGGAGCTCGCGAAGCACGCCATGGCTGAGGGCACGAAGGCCGTGTCGAGCGCGTCCCGTTAA
- a CDS encoding 40S ribosomal protein S2, which yields MTALPSVGVDPFLCTHVRTQIGNAICTNELSSLRKEDMADTQPAQEAPAADVPRAERNFGRGRGGRGGRGRGRGGPGEEKEWVPCTKLGRLVKAQKVTSLEEIFLFSMPIKEHQIVDTLIAEGQLHDEMMKIYPVQKATSAGQRTRFKAFNVVGDCDGHIGIGARVGKEVSLAIRASMIAAKLNIVPVRRGYWGNKIGEPHTIPMKVTGKCGSVAVRLVPAPRGTGIVAAPVPKKILEFAGVEDVYTSSRGKTRTHGNLIMATFYALRKTYGFLTPDLWADTEPSRDPTDEHAELLAEMTTA from the coding sequence ATGACTGCTCTCCCTTCTGTTGGTGTCGACCCCTTTCTTTGCACGCATGTGCGCACACAAATCGGGAACGCCATATGCACAAACGAGCTGTCTTCTCTTAGAAAGGAAGATATGGCAGATACTCAGCCTGCTCAGGAGGCGCCCGCCGCCGACGTCCCCCGCGCCGAACGCAACTTCGGCCGAGGCCGTGGCGGACgcggtggccgtggccgtggccgcggTGGTCCGGGTGAGGAGAAAGAGTGGGTCCCGTGTACCAAGCTGGGCCGCCTTGTAAAGGCGCAGAAGGTCACCTCTCTGGAAGAGATCTTCCTCTTCTCGATGCCCATCAAGGAGCACCAGATTGTCGACACCCTCATCGCTGAGGGCCAGCTGCACGACGAGATGATGAAGATCTACCCAGTGCAGAAGGCCACGTCGGCCGGCCAGCGTACCCGCTTCAAGGCCTTCAACGTCGTCGGCGACTGTGACGGTCACATCGGCATCGGTGCTCGCGTCGGCAAGGAGGTGTCGCTGGCGATTCGCGCCTCGATGATTGCAGCCAAGCTCAACATCGTGCCGGTGCGCCGCGGCTACTGGGGCAACAAGATCGGTGAGCCACACACGATCCCGATGAAGGTGACCGGCAAGTGCGGTTCCGTCGCGGTCCGTCTCGTGCCCGCGCCCCGCGGTAccggcatcgtcgccgcccccGTGCCCAAGAAGATCCTCGAGTTCGCTGGTGTGGAGGACGTGTACACGAGCTCCCGTGGCAAgacccgcacgcacggcaACCTGATCATGGCCACTTTCTACGCCCTGCGCAAGACCTACGGCTTCCTCACGCCCGACCTCTGGGCGGATACGGAGCCCAGCCGCGATCCGACAGACGAGCATGCTGAGCTGCTTGCCGAGATGACCACCGCCTAA